Within Lytechinus pictus isolate F3 Inbred chromosome 7, Lp3.0, whole genome shotgun sequence, the genomic segment CAtccactctatccataaactttcaaagttatgatggcaattcaacaattaccccaacatggcctaagtttattgaccttaactgacctttgaccttggttttgtgacctgaaactcacaggggatgttcagtgatacttgattactcttatatcccaagttttatgaactagatctataaactttcagagttagaatggttattcaacaaatatccccaacatggccaaagttcattgacctttaatgacctttgaccatggtcatgtgacctgaaactcgtacaggatattcagtgatacttgattactcttatgtccaagttttatgaactagatccataaactttcagagttaggatggtaatttaacaaatatccccaacacggccaaagttcattgaccttaaatgaccattgaccatggtcatgtgacctgaaactcgcacaggatattcagtggtacttgattaacctaatgtccaagtttcatgaactagatccataaattttcaaagttatgatggtaattcaacaaatacccccaacttggccaaagttcattgaccctaaatgacctttgaccttggtcatgtgacctgaaactcaggcaggatgttcactcatacttgattaaccttatgtataagtttcatgaactagatccataaattttcaaagttatgatagtaattcaacaaatacccccaacttgaccaaagttcattgaccctaaatgacctttgaccttggtcacgtgacctgaaactcgagcaggatcttcactaatacttgattaacattatgcccaagtttcatgaactaggtccatatactttctaagttatgatgtcatttcaaaaacttaaccttcggttaagattttgaaaataattctcccaacatggtctaagttcattgaccctaaatgacctttgaccttggtcatgtgacctgaaactcaggtagggtgttcagtaatacttgattatccttatggccaagtttcatgaactaggtccatatgttatgatgtcatttcaaaaacttaaccttaggttaagatttgatgttgacgccgtcgccgccgtcggaaaagcggcgcctatagtctcgctctgctatgcaggcgagacaaaaatcatcaaaatatgattaagATGTTTATGTGTGATCTCTTTACAAGGTTGATCtttctcatacattttttttcttacaattaattatttttttagcacAAATAGTAGTCAAGGGTATATGTCAGTTTACATTAAGGAATAGGCTTAGTCTTATTTGATTGAGAAGCATTTAAGCTCAACCTATAATTAAGACTAAGCCAGAGGTCTTCAATTCAGGTGGACAAGCATCTAAATGAAAGTAAATACAATATGAGAATATCAGCCTCATGGATCCTCCCgcatttttctatgatttttttcttaagttAGTTTCTTCTATACTTCAATAACAGTCACTGGTAGAAATCAATATTCATCTTTGATAATCAAAGAATCTCTATAATCTAAGGTCATTTCAGCTAAGTGGAGTGATCTTAAGAGCAAGACAAAGCGGGTGTAGACCAACTGCCAATTTAATGTTTGAGGAGGGAAGTTAGACTTACCCCCCAGAGAGCTAGACATTCATCTCTCATCCTCTTCTGTTCCATCTCAATCAGATCCGAGTTCTGAACGTAAGCCTGGATCTTGGCAAGAGCCTGGGTCTGAGTCTCAGcttgcctgaaaaaaaaaattgtgtcaatGTCCTGCGTTCTTGGGTGTGATTCATAAACAACTTAGAAATATGgttattaccatggtaacagggctcagcaggcAATTAAAATCAAGAGTTCCATAGTTGTTACCAATTAAAATCAAGAGTTCCATAGTTGTTACCATAATGAGAAAGTCACGATTGATGAAATCTTTAATACCCCTTCACAAAAAAGTATGATGCCAAATAATACACAAATGTTTTAGAGAATACCAGCCaccctctctttttttgttgtttttgtacaAAGTAcaagaaatataatttatagAGATCTGTGTTACCCATATTATGTTagtcatttttattattgacTGGTATTGTCATAGATTCTCTAATTGTCTCCTTGTAAAGTTTATTCCTTTGCTTGATTTCTGGAGATGCATTTCATAACAACActttctgcaatgggccccTTCTTGGCCTTTAATCATACATTAATATAAGGTTGAAAAAATGCGAACCATCTTAACTACCTTTCATTCTGTTCAATGATGTAGTCCATGAAAGCATCGTCTGCTCGCAGTACATCCAGTGGCACACTCTCAAGGACGTCCTGTTTGCTTGATTTCAGCATGTTCAAGGTCTCGTTCAGGTCAAAGAGGAAATCATGGGTGGGATCTGTGCCTGACCTACGACCCTTGCAGATGACGTATCTAAATTTACAAAGAAGATTTCTGGATTTGTAATTAtggatttattttttcactatcagcaatataataataataaacagttcttgtatagcgcatatcacgattatgaataatgtctctatgcgcttccaaaggacttggatattattaccccagctgtagcttggcagccgtaattactaagattacagcgcacacgcatatTTTATATAGTTCTAGATACCTTTGTTTTCAGTACATAAACAGGTTGGTCAAACTCGATCTCTAAAACTATGATCTATATGGTACTTCAAATTAGAGCCAATCctcaaaatcatcattattatccaCTTCacgaatatcattatcatcatcatcatcatcctcatcactgtcatcatcctcctcctcatcatcatcctcatcaccatcactatcaccatcatcatcataatcctcatcactgtcatcatcatcctcctcaccATCATTaccctcctcatcatcatcattatcaacatcatcatcatcctcctcctcatcatcgttgtcgtcgtcatcatcatcatcctcatcatcatatcatcctcctcatcatatcatatcatcctcatcatcatcatcatcatcactgtcatcggAACCACTAAGATTTTGGAATCATCAAACACCTTTAATCAGAGCTTGATCACTAACAGTACTCTATTTTGAACATGCCAAGGCAGGCAATCCACAAATGAATGTTATTGTTCTATTCAACTTGATTCTTTTGTGCAACCACTAGCTAGACTTCATTGTTAAGTAGTAGCGAAGAATTCAATCATGTACTTTTAACTTGGCTGAGGAATGCTATTTCTTCTCCTACTATTGTTAGATTTTTCATTCACAAAGCAACAATCGGCCACTTAGAAGGAGGAAAAACTGATCATCAAAACCATACTTCACTGCACTCAGTAGACAGCTTTGACCTAGTGTGGACATGTGCAATTTCTACTGGCCATCCTTATTTTCTCTCAATTCAGAAAGAGGCTTTCAAACGGTTGTGGATTATTACACACTGAATTTTCTACAATAATATGAGAACTAGCACTTAGTTGCACCATTTTGACTACCATCTACAAATTATCCAAGTGTGAGCAATATTATTTTTACGAACACTTCACTCAACCTCATCCCGATGTGTTTTGTCAAGACTTCACAGAAGTGGTCGTCATTGCATCATGACCTCCACATATTTGTACATATGTTTTTGAATCACTggaaagcatttcatgaaaagtgttgTCAGATCAGACAAGTCCTGTTATATCTGTCAGTTGCCATAGTTACAgaacttctcagccaatcaaaatcacataGGACAACTTGTCAgaaaacaaatgttgatgaagcGCTCCCCTATTGTTAACGGACATCATGCGATCAGGCTCTGGATGCAATATGAATACAGTATGTCATATGAACATTCACGTTTGAAGGATTTGTCAACTATTTCTGCATCAAGATCTTGAAGACTGGTGAGTTTTTTTATATAAGCCAATTGCAAAATGTCACACTCGGACATTTAGCTAGTGTATGCATTAAATAATGTAAGCATGGCAAACCGGTTGTTGCTTTGAATCTTAATTCTAGATATCAATAATTGCACACAAGATATCTAGAATCATATtctttctgtaaaaaaatgtgttATTAAAAAGGGCAATTATTGATATTAGGAATCACGATTAAACACGAAAATGGCTTTCCATACCTATGTCAGCTTACATTGGCTAAATTCCGCTAAAACATTCTggggccccatttcataaaacttgttgttataataacaaattgaCATAAtggtttaaagctactgaaatccatcTATTTGATTAGCTGATAGTGCATTtgatattataacaagtctttttGAAATGGGACCCAGGTATGACAGCCCCTTCAAAGACCCAAACTCTTTTGATTCCCTTGATCTGATGTATTTGTGTGTgagtatgggtgtgtgtgtgtgggtgtagaATCAGTTTCTAATGTGCATACACAGATTGGAGAAATAATACAcccctgaagacggacagtcaacctgcccaaAACGTCGAGTAACCTCTCTTCACTTCATCCTGCTACTACTCAAACcatcgctactcaagccatattcacCTCATTcaatctggtttacagtccttttcaggacttcactcactttcaagaaaagaatactacTAATTTCCTCTTATCATTCTTTCTCGtctttcaatttcaatctttctgcctgtatttccttcccttcttcatattacacatggtgaaccgtaaaccttctccacgttacaaactccaccatgcaaacctacaaagatcaCATGAATGCACGCATTGTTGAATAGATGTGTAAATCATCGGTATTGTATATATCTAGAGCTGCTAACCTGAACAAGAACATATCAGTACTTTACAATCTGAAATTCAGTActtttggtgaggaaatcattattttcaaagaaataccaaaggacaacacataaaactggaaatttaaaaaccagtattttgcatgaaaccaacAGTATTCTTCTATCTTTTCAGTAGTAATTACTGAAAATCAGTActtttggtgaggaaatcattattttcaaagaaataccaaaGGACAACgcataacactggaaatttaAAAAccagtattttgcatgaaaccaacAGTATTCTTCTATCTTTTCAGTAGTAATGACTGAAAATCagtacttggcagctctggggATCATAGGGCTACTACTGACCTCTCTGAATTTGCTGGTCGACTGGTGACCGGTTTGAAGATAGAGACCTGTTCAAATGACCGATACAGGACATAGATCAGACCAACACTGAATGGTGTGAAGAGGTCAAAGGTCTTACAAACAAAGTGACCAcctgaaaagaaaacattataaaaaacaaatgaacaCTACCACCATATTTTGTTGTCAGTATCCtgcaagttttatgaaaattttatttttctcaaatgAAACATAGTACTATtacagaaagaagaaaatactaGTAGTGCCTTTCTTATCTAACAGAACAATGCTAGCTGCAAGGGTGGCAACCGTTTTCTAAAAGCTTGTTTCATAGTTTCTCTTATCCAATCACTGACTATAACCTGATAACTCATTAAAACTAGTTTTAATTGAAATAGGGATCTGATTCATTAAATTCTTATAATGGAAAATTAATATATAAGCTTTTTAATCAGAAATTTATTAATTCCGGAAAAAATacctatatatttatttactttttatcaaagtgaGGACTGGAGACCATGTCTCTCATTTTCAACAATCCCTTTCCGAAAGCCTTTTTGAGGGATTATGAATGTATCATCTTGAATTATGACAATATTgtatctacatttttttttccatattatGGATAACACATAAGATAAAAAGCACAATTTGCACACTAAATATGGTATATACACAAGGTAAGGAATAACTGCTTTATCAATCCTCACCCAACATATAACAATGATAGCAGAGTTCATCCTTTTCCTAGatatatcacaaaaaatgtgGGGGAAATCTGTTTAATCATGCAGTTAAAATCACATGATGTAATTATTGGGCTACATTGATGacttcaaaagaaaatatgcaaattaccttCTCTCACAATTGACATAGCAACCAGAAATTGGCATAGCAACAGTTGTTTAGTAAGAATCTCTTGGATGTTCTCTTGTCCTGCCACAGAGAATCCCTAGGGGAGATGAAAGATTATATGATGGTGATCCCCAAGTCTACGCACCTAACTATTTGAGTTAAAATTTTACACgaatttccttttatttaacaaaatctttcagtaaataatgttccttatataattatgagtaagtgtaacaaatattttatagaaatttgaaagaaatataggattttcttggaaaaaacctcgggcagtcattttcagattgaaaaaaaaaaatagtaccccatgtctgcgcacccattcactttgcacacgattcgggtattttgatgagaaatgctgcattttgaggccgtcatataaaatgcccaaaattcattatttttcaattttgagtcaaaatttttaatgaaaatctgtCTATGTGTTGCctgtgtaaagtttgtgttcgttgcatatcttcttttactagaatcgcacagatacgcgtgtgcgcagacatgggggactgtgcagacttgggggaacttgccataagTTAACTCAGAGGTGTATTCAAGCTGGagtcattttttcttcatgacAGAATCGATTGATGTGATGttgaattcaatttcaattcaagttTTTGTATTTGTCTTTTgagtataaaaaataaacttgttctttgttatgaaaatgaaattactgATATTATCTAAAGATGAAAGGTATCAGCCTCTCACCCCATCGGCCATGACAAAATGGACGCCTTTGCCGCCGGTGTGCTCCATTACAAATCTTCTGAACTCACGCTGGTTATCACTATTTGTAGCATCCCCATCACCTTCACTTCCGTTCACACCTAGCATATAAAGAGAACAATGTAACAGCTGAAATCCATTACATTTTGCAATTAATTAGTTTGCTTTGGGTCCTCCAGTTTGACATGAAAAACTTCCACTTGCAACACCAAGTTCAATCACCTGATATAAATTTGTATCACAATGAAACTATTAGTATTGGAGGttattgaaatttatatttgaCTTTTAACCCTAATAGTGCTTGGTTATTTTTAGACCCTTCTCATGgcaagaaggggggggggggtgaaatcgccccataAGCTTATCATAGTTTAACTCCTCACTGATAACATATTTcagaaattcattttcataatttattttgaaactttttatGACACCTTACCCTCGTAAGGGCTCCCATACTGAATCTAGAAACTTTCGAACTTTGAAACGATATGCCCAAGCAGTAGGGAGTCATCAACAATTTACTGGTATACACAGAGGCACCAGTGCTAATCTGTTTTCATCCACAATGCAGTTCGCACCTCCTCCCAGTGACGAAGCAGATGCAGTTGATTTATGGTCAACGTCTGCGAGAGAGCTGCATTTGAGTCATATCGGTCTGCTAGAGTCAgtttaatgaatttttattatgtaatattgtCATCTCATCGAAAGACTGATGAGCTTGAATAATTAATAAACATAGATtggacttctcctttaagcCTCTCACCAATAACAATGCAGACAGCCAAAATGTGAAACCATGCTGCACTACTTACCATAATGAGGTTCAAAGAATTCTGGAGGTGCGGAATAGAAGTCCTCCAACTTGAAATCATTGCTCCCTTTCAAGGTGAACCCaaaacctttgaccttgaagtCCTTCTTTTGGCGAGACTGTGTTCTTCTCCATACCACGTACTCTGAGAAACCTCCAGGGCCGGCACACGCGTCGGCAAAGTACAACAGCTCATTGTCTTTCACAACAGGTGTCTGTGTTGGAATGGTAAAATGAgaccaatattttcatttcactgCCTGCCCACATTTTTGTTACGTGTTCTTCTTCAGTGCTGGCAGGTTTTTccttttgttattgtttttttttagttaatttTTTGGACATAGAAAGGTTAATATTTCAATACCATAGTCAATATGGTGAGTGTTCGCCCTTCATCTGATATTACGTTGCCACACCCACATTACGGGTGACTTATTATTATTCCACAGTCACATCGACAAAACTATCAAAGGTCTGTCGGATAACAAGATTAACACTTGTTTGAATGGCTTCAGCGTGATTTGAAAATTacgttttcaattttgtttacagACTGTCAAATCTATTGCATTATTCCTAtaaaatgacataccatcggtcaaGTTTCATTTCGTGTGACTCTAGCATTGAGTTATAAGACTTACCCCATCTGGGTGTTTTGGTGATGTGAACATGTAATCACAGACAAAGTCCATATTGGCCATCTTCATGGCTGCTCTATTCAAGAAGATACCGCCTCGGATCGTCTCGTGGGGATTGGAGCGTGTTCTTGCTTGCCTCATCTCCTCCCCATcaagaaggtcaaaggtcgtctAGTCAAAACAATATTACACGCATATTTATTGCACGGCTGTCATGTATTAACGTGCTACAGCTGATTCCCCACATTTATCCGATCAGCTGTCAAGGACCTATTGATGTGTTGTACAGGATGTTTTAATGTCCATTTAGGAAATTCATCTTGTTTTGACTGAACCCAAGCCGGCAATTATTTACACTTAGGTATATGAACAATGTGTACTAAGCTGAAATTAATTTGTGATCATCAATGGGGTTTAGGCTGAATTGGTTTGGACCATCCTCCTCATCAGCATCCCTATCACCTGTGAAACTTTCTTTCTTACTCAGAACAATTATTCTAACTTAGGATTAATCGCTTTAAATGTATTATACTGATGAAACAACTATCACAAACTAATAAATCCACTTTCACCTTTTGATCAAGAAGTGTCTTCAGCAAGGTTTCATCACAGAACTCTGTCTCATCATCAATTGTCAGCTTTGGCTGtagacaaaagaaatgataattcATTACATTCTCAAAATAAAGCATGGATCACTGCAAATgaatacaaattacaattaaaaATGTGTCCATAAATAGCTGTAAATGTGAAATATCtcgaatgaaatataaaaatcttATTAATGTGAGTGAAATGTTCATAAAATCTGGGTCtgtttcttaaaggtcaagtccacctcagaaaaatgttgatttgactcaatagagaaaatcaatctagcataacgctgaaaatgtcataaaaatcagatgtaaaatacgAAAGTTGTGacttttgaagttttgcttatttttcacaaaatagttatatgcacaatttagtcacataagaatgagagaatcgatgatgtccctcactcaatatttcttttgttttttattgtttgaattatacaatatttcaatttttacagatttgacaataaagaccaacttgactgattcataaaatgttaaacaatggtaattccaaatgttcagggagaaataaaactttgtttcacaggacaatggggagaaaattaaaatatttcatataataaaatacaaaagaaatagtgagtgagtgatgtcatcagttccctcatttgcatactcaccggtatgtacatataactgttttgtaaaattaagcaaaacctaaaaatgtcacaactttctcattttatatctgattttgatgaaagtttaagtgtaatgcttgttggatttttatctttttaatcaaatcaacttttttgggggttggacttgtcctttaaagactATGATTATCATAACGTTGCCATTTTTAAACTACCATGAAAACGTTGATTCTGATTGACTTTTGCTGCCATTTTTGCCATGGTGGTTACTAATATAATGGCATAGTCAACATTATCAGAATTAAAAGTGATGAATGCATAAAGTGATGACCaagttaaaataatttttttattttaatgtctGATTATCATGCACATTTCTAGCAACAAAAAGTGACACCCTCAAGTCCTTACCTTTTGAGCATCCCATAGAACTTTCCATTCCTCTATCTCAGCGCTGGTTAGGATGCCTTGCGACGGCTCCATCCATTCTACAGTCTCTTTGGAAGATATCTAGaataagaaatcaatgaaatgctGAAAACACATGATTTGATGGTAGAAgtgttcaaaataatttgtaaagAACAATGATTATCAAATAAATACTACTACGTGTTCTGCATattattctttcttgatcacTGAGACAATGTTTTATCAGTGCTAGTGCAATATTCATGATTTAGATTTAACGATATGTGTGCCTATGTGTGCCTATAACAATAATTCTACTTGCTTATATAGTGCTTTATCAGAAGTCCCTAACTGCTCTCTAAGAAAACATCATAATTGCTCTCCTTTTGGCAGTGCAGCCATACGTGCTTTGCATTTAAAGGACTGAATaaccataaaagaaaatttgtaaagttactctttcattaAAAGTGTACCAGCCATAATAATAAAAGCTTCATATATAAAGACAAACCTCTTCATCTCCAGTCCAGACCACTTCAGAGCTGGGTTCAAAGCCCTTGGTCTTGAGACCAAGACCACGGCGCCCTCTTTGTTTGGATGCCTCCACGATCTCCACACGTCCTTTGCCAAGTTTGCCAAGTCCAGTGCCTTTTTTGTAGCCCATTTTAGCCTagaggagagaagaaaaaaaattgatttcaaatataCCTTCTCCTTGCATATTCAATATTCGATCAGCTTTCCTCCTTATACATGTAACTGgcaacaaaaatattttcagtttaATTCATGTATCTGAAATAATTAAGAATTGAGGAAAATAGGTTGAAacttggtgtgtgtgtgtgggggggatACAGTATTTTGGGATGTTCCGCCTCATTGCCAATTTAGAGTTTAATTACTAACTGTTccttttaaaatgttcattttttatgaatgaTTCCGATGAAATTAAATTGGGCACGGTGCATTTTCTTTCCTTATGGTTTATTTAATTTGGAAGTACTGCATCAAAGTTTCTAGACCTAAACCGACATCTCAAGTAAAAGcagtaaaaaatcaatatggTGTTGGGGGTTATGGGATAAACAAAAGTCTACATGACAAGTAAAAGAAATGGTACATAGTACTGTTTTTGCCTTTCCCCACAATATCCTATTTAAAGAAATGTTGGAAGAATAAAAGTGTATCTACAtaacccccccctcccctgataTAGACACAATTATGAGGAGAagcaaaaatatttgtttatcggTACACAGAGATGGGGAAATATGGACAGGGATGTGTGTCCAAACCAGTAGCCTGCATAGAGTCCAATGGTACATTGCCAATATAGGATCAGGGGCTTGTTTTATAAAGACTTACAACGATTATAACTATGGTAagagggctcagcagccaatcaaaatcaaggattccatgtaAGTCACGATAATGGCAAAGTGACAACAgttgtaagtctttatgaaacgtgcCCCAGCTCCTCGTTTCTTACCATCATATTCTGTGCAATGGAGCTGTATCCCGAAGAGGATGATTCCGGTGCTGGCTTGGTTGAGACCACTGTTGCACCCATGGATGCACCCATTGATGCACCCATGGGGGTATAAAGAACCGGGGGAGGGGATCCCACTGAAGATGAAGAATCAGAGTCGGTGGATGCATCACTCAAGGATTTGAACATCTGCTGGGGGGCATAGGACACACCCCCTCCATCACCGCCCGcatcttatgaatattcaaggaaaaaaaaatcatcatgcaAGTCTTGTAAAGTTTGATGTGTGTTTATCAGTAAACCTTAAGTATAATACTAGTGAATTTAAAATTCATTACATGTATGCCCACATCTGTCTATCAGGTCAACACTTACAAAAGGAATTCAGAATAGTTCAAAATCAAACActtcattgttatcattattaagtTTACATGTAGTATCATCATATATTCATACTGTGCCAGGGAGGTGAGATCAAACTGAATCACTGTATTCCGCTTGTTTCTCAGACTCCTAATATACCTGATTGGGGGAGTGCATGCACTTGTATTCTGTCTGACATTACGGCACTGTACTTACATGAATCTAGACAATTAAGTTactattttaaaacaatttgcttgtcaattttaatgtaaattaaTGTATGTCAATCGTAACCTAAGTTTCCCCCAAAGCAAATATAATTCATTTCTGTAATTCATCCATCTTGCTGCAAAAGAATTTTCAATAAGCTATATCCTACATGTAAGTTCAtctaatatttctttttaaagttgataacaacattattattattatgtatttggACCAGCTGGCAGAGTAAATAAAGTTCATtggaatattatacaaatagcgaataggcatgagtgcgatggtgcgagatttcgcatgaggtgaaagaaagatgctctattcaacgaggcgtgagccgagttgaatagagcgtttctttctttcaccgaatgcgaaatttcgcaccattgcacgaataagaatattcgctatttgtgttgtacaaagCCTCGGAATtcagcgaaaatatgaaaaaaacaaagagtttatccctatagtaatctatgaaaagggagcaaaaataccgaaagcagaaagcaaaatcccacaagcgcacatgaccttgggcagccttgcgcatttagccagctggcttatacgcgtattgttcatttttaccgagcgcaatgaattaaatcgtattgtgacgtcacctcctaaagccgtgcaacagtacattttggacggtacattttggatggtacgtcttttgtgcaacggtacgaatgtttgacatttagcctcccatttgctcgcgtacaacaagctaagtaggcgttgtacaaaaTGGAATGTGATGGAAC encodes:
- the LOC129264116 gene encoding cap-specific mRNA (nucleoside-2'-O-)-methyltransferase 1-like, coding for MDRKRKQQWESEDPPRSKKSHISDAGGDGGGVSYAPQQMFKSLSDASTDSDSSSSVGSPPPVLYTPMGASMGASMGATVVSTKPAPESSSSGYSSIAQNMMAKMGYKKGTGLGKLGKGRVEIVEASKQRGRRGLGLKTKGFEPSSEVVWTGDEEISSKETVEWMEPSQGILTSAEIEEWKVLWDAQKPKLTIDDETEFCDETLLKTLLDQKTTFDLLDGEEMRQARTRSNPHETIRGGIFLNRAAMKMANMDFVCDYMFTSPKHPDGTPVVKDNELLYFADACAGPGGFSEYVVWRRTQSRQKKDFKVKGFGFTLKGSNDFKLEDFYSAPPEFFEPHYGVNGSEGDGDATNSDNQREFRRFVMEHTGGKGVHFVMADGGFSVAGQENIQEILTKQLLLCQFLVAMSIVREGGHFVCKTFDLFTPFSVGLIYVLYRSFEQVSIFKPVTSRPANSERYVICKGRRSGTDPTHDFLFDLNETLNMLKSSKQDVLESVPLDVLRADDAFMDYIIEQNERQAETQTQALAKIQAYVQNSDLIEMEQKRMRDECLALWGIPGRSRAAPKVPDPATKFDDLCQEDQGDYGYFCRRAMPLDKETFAQKVKSVYDYRCTVAAGERYFVLGIGRSYVYFWDGKNQPPRWRKVDRCKLQLPGGTLFEAELIEELKGEGSGQRRMLTAHIVDAMWLAGQDIHSLPYSERLQRISLFVKAVDRPTRSDLTPLRVKEVFRCQDVTEIMERLVMLVVKGGGRNRRLCYRTDNGRHYMPQGIFFIKTCNDPWTVQWSRSQRRLYFFNTSNRKSVFEYPPESIASFKACRIHRLLWAWEEGIRLHDLQEMREEPNKLSKDMVLDHIKKQRVVL